One part of the Streptomyces sp. NBC_00286 genome encodes these proteins:
- a CDS encoding SIS domain-containing protein, protein MLDESLLDDPEALARADRRELLRGAAEAGARVRTAVRHATEAGIAELKPDGRPRAILTAGPGLAAIGVADLLGSLAGAACPVTRLTPGGVAPAAGALLWELPGWAGPVDLLLITTPDGSEPGLSILVEQAYRRGLTVVAVCPPRAPLTEAITGAHGLAVPMATAPYEPQAPAAASAPGSLWALLTPLLALLDRTGMLSAPPDILQKVADRLDHVAERCGPAIATYSNPAKTLAAELAEALPVIWTEGQSAGPAGRRFVAAMAELAGRPALTAELPEALAAHSVLLSGALAAGADPDDFFRDRVEEAQALHARVVLLRDRPAGGRTAAPAARDLVLSHDTAISELEPEDGSDLETLAELIAITDFAAVYLALTAGA, encoded by the coding sequence ATGCTCGACGAATCACTGCTCGACGACCCGGAGGCGCTCGCCCGCGCCGACCGCCGCGAACTGCTCCGCGGCGCCGCAGAAGCAGGCGCCCGCGTACGCACCGCCGTCCGGCACGCCACCGAGGCAGGAATCGCCGAGCTCAAGCCGGACGGCCGCCCAAGGGCCATCTTGACCGCGGGCCCCGGCCTGGCCGCCATCGGCGTAGCCGATCTGCTCGGCTCCCTCGCCGGCGCCGCCTGCCCCGTCACCCGGCTCACCCCGGGAGGCGTGGCCCCCGCCGCGGGCGCCCTCCTCTGGGAACTGCCCGGCTGGGCGGGCCCCGTCGACCTGCTCCTGATCACCACGCCCGACGGCAGCGAACCCGGCCTGTCGATCCTCGTCGAGCAGGCCTACCGACGCGGCCTCACCGTTGTCGCCGTCTGTCCGCCCCGCGCCCCGCTGACCGAGGCGATCACCGGCGCCCACGGCCTCGCCGTACCGATGGCGACCGCCCCCTACGAGCCGCAGGCACCGGCCGCCGCCTCGGCCCCCGGTTCGCTGTGGGCCCTGCTCACCCCGCTGCTCGCGCTGCTCGACCGTACGGGCATGCTGTCCGCCCCGCCCGACATCCTGCAGAAGGTCGCCGACCGCCTCGACCACGTCGCCGAGCGCTGCGGCCCGGCCATCGCGACGTACAGCAATCCCGCCAAGACGCTCGCCGCCGAGCTCGCCGAGGCGCTTCCGGTCATCTGGACCGAGGGCCAGTCCGCCGGCCCCGCGGGACGCCGCTTCGTCGCCGCGATGGCGGAACTCGCGGGCCGCCCCGCGCTCACCGCCGAGCTCCCCGAGGCGCTCGCCGCGCACAGCGTGCTGCTCTCGGGCGCGCTGGCAGCCGGCGCCGACCCCGACGACTTCTTCCGTGACCGCGTAGAGGAGGCGCAGGCCCTCCACGCGCGCGTGGTCCTGCTCCGCGACCGCCCCGCCGGAGGCCGCACCGCCGCCCCCGCCGCCCGCGACCTCGTCCTCAGCCACGACACCGCGATCAGCGAACTCGAACCCGAGGACGGCAGCGACCTGGAGACCCTCGCGGAGCTGATCGCCATCACGGATTTCGCGGCCGTTTACCTGGCGCTCACCGCGGGAGCCTGA
- a CDS encoding Trm112 family protein — MPLETGLLEILACPACHAPLKEQDTELICTAQDCALAYPVRDGIPVLLVDEARRPA, encoded by the coding sequence ATGCCGCTAGAAACCGGCCTCCTGGAGATCCTCGCCTGCCCAGCCTGCCACGCCCCCCTCAAGGAGCAGGACACCGAGCTGATCTGCACGGCCCAGGACTGCGCCCTGGCCTACCCGGTCCGCGACGGCATCCCGGTCCTCCTGGTCGACGAGGCCCGCCGCCCCGCGTAG